In a single window of the Salmo trutta chromosome 23, fSalTru1.1, whole genome shotgun sequence genome:
- the mrps18c gene encoding small ribosomal subunit protein bS18m isoform X1, producing the protein MKKSLTVGVKFMEKVDSCLSDDPFVVSRSRMFAVRSFRSLQFTFSQLGGTQQCLRSLSGSSNVVQKNDDMPLQMENPYKQPQKGCILCNITVDFKNVQLLSQFISPHTGRVYGRHITGLCGKKQREIGKAIKKAHSMGFMSVTHKNPHFMKDPNICDIRHLE; encoded by the exons AAAAGTGGACTCTTGCCTTTCGgatgatccatttgtggtttcacg GTCAAGAATGTTTGCTGTCCGAAGCTTTCGAtctttacaatttacattttcACAGCTTGGAGGCacac AACAATGTCTCAGAAGTCTGTCAGGCTCGTCTAATGTAGTCCAGAAGAACGATGACATG CCTTTACAGATGGAGAATCCATACAAACAACCACAGAAGGGCTGCATTCTCTGTAACATCACAGTGGACTTCAAGAATGTTCAG CTGCTGTCCCAGTTTATATCCCCCCACACAGGAAGAGTTTACGGCAGGCACATAACAG GTCTATGTGGTAAGAAACAGCGGGAGATCGGCAAAGCCATAAAGAAAGCTCATTCGATGG GATTCATGTCTGTAACCCACAAGAACCCACATTTTATGAAAGATCCGAACATCTGTGACATCCGGCACTTGGAGTAA
- the mrps18c gene encoding small ribosomal subunit protein bS18m isoform X2 yields the protein MFAVRSFRSLQFTFSQLGGTQQCLRSLSGSSNVVQKNDDMPLQMENPYKQPQKGCILCNITVDFKNVQLLSQFISPHTGRVYGRHITGLCGKKQREIGKAIKKAHSMGFMSVTHKNPHFMKDPNICDIRHLE from the exons ATGTTTGCTGTCCGAAGCTTTCGAtctttacaatttacattttcACAGCTTGGAGGCacac AACAATGTCTCAGAAGTCTGTCAGGCTCGTCTAATGTAGTCCAGAAGAACGATGACATG CCTTTACAGATGGAGAATCCATACAAACAACCACAGAAGGGCTGCATTCTCTGTAACATCACAGTGGACTTCAAGAATGTTCAG CTGCTGTCCCAGTTTATATCCCCCCACACAGGAAGAGTTTACGGCAGGCACATAACAG GTCTATGTGGTAAGAAACAGCGGGAGATCGGCAAAGCCATAAAGAAAGCTCATTCGATGG GATTCATGTCTGTAACCCACAAGAACCCACATTTTATGAAAGATCCGAACATCTGTGACATCCGGCACTTGGAGTAA